CAGCAGCGGATTAGGGTATAATATAAATCGCTACTGAGAGCTACGTTTACGAGCAAGGGAGTTTAAACAGAAATCGCTATAGGTAGTAGCGGTTTTTGTGCAGTAGAATTTGGCCATAAACCGCTACAGGCAGTAACGATTTACGTGAAATGTACGTCGAGGCTGGTTGCCTATAAATACCCCCTTCAAGGCATTATTGAGTTGAGAAGAGTCTCATTTCTCACAAATGAATGGGGAGGAGTTTTTTTGTGACTTTGGTGCATTGCTttgggaaaataaaataaaaaagtaaaaggcAAGGGGTTAAATTCATAGATAGGAACCCCTTAGTGTTTTTATTCGGTTGTCGAGTATGTTGGCAGAGATAAAACAGAGCATATTACAGATTAAAAAATTGTTGTACAAGATTCCCATTGCCGTTATGGCCACCGGTGTGAAGTATGAGACGTTTGTCATAGAGTCTGATGAAGACTTGCAGGTCTTGTTTCACTGTCGGCGGAGTTTTCCGGAGGTCAGAATACGGAGTTGCTTACGAAGTTGGAGGATGGCGTCGACAGCTCTGGGGCATCTGCGCCAAATCCTCAGTCGACGACGATGGGTGGTGCCTCTACGTCAATGCCAGTGGTCGCACCTTCCGGTCCAATCCACGATCCTCCATGTGTTGCGATTGGTATTGCTAGTGTGCCTGTTGGTGTCCCCGATTTTGACTATGAGGTTGGACCAGATCATGTTGAAAATGCCATGCGAGATTATGATTCAGCGGATGAGCCGGTCGACATTGTTGGGGACAGTGAGGAGGATATTCTGAGCACCACACATACACCCTAAGGAGCATCGGGTTCTGGCACACAACACGGAGGAAGAATgttttaaaatgaggaagttatgctCGATCAAAGTTTGATGCGTAAACTTGATAAAATGGGACTTACCAGCTTTTCGTATTTCTGCATAACATGCGTACGCATGTATCTCGTGCGCGGGCAAAATCGCATGCGTGCGCGTGACATGGAAATTTTGCACGCGAAACTTTCATGCGCGACCAGTCGATTATGTCTGGTCCGCATGTGTGCGTGAGAAAGAGCAACGCGTACACATAATGGGCTAAAATGCAcgctcatgcgtacgcgtggcccacACGTATGTGTGACGGGGGATTTCGTTGGCgttcacgcgtacacgtgaccctATTTTTagcaaatataatttttttgtgtttttaaaacAGAATTTCAAACCTCTAAGTCTCCATTCGTCATCCTTTTTGTCCTAGGTCTTTATAGTAAGCCTAAGTAATGAGAAGAAGCTAGGAAATGTGATTTCTTGGAGATGAAGTAAAGATCGAAAATGATGAGATTAAGCTAAGAGAAGGAAGGTCTAGAGTAACTGAACTGGGGTGTTAATGAGGAGATTGGGGATGACTATGTGTGACCGGAATGGCCGAAATGGTTGAGATGTGTGTGTGGCCGGAACGGTCGAGATGTGCGTGTGGCCAGAATGATCGAGATATGTATGTGGCCGAAATGGTCGAGATGGCAAAGTTTGGGTGCAATCCCGCTTGCATATTAACTTGAAAATGTATTCGGATGTCAAGTTGAGGACAAAATTTTCCTCTCTTATCGTGATGAGGGTGTGGAGAATGTGGAAAGACACGCTCCTTCgatgtggaaaggcactctccttcatATTGTTTTCCCCACATTCTTCTCTAGTtgcaaggtggaaaggcacGCTCCTTTGATGtagaaaggcactctccttcgtatctcctccaggagaaggtggaaaggcacactCCTTTGATGTGGAAAGACACTCTTCTTCGTTTATGATCCTCCTGGAATTGCACAACCTAGAGACAAATGTCTAGGTTAGCTATCAGATGTGTCGAATTCTGGCGATTTAACCGACGCGTGAGCTCACGACCAGTagaacaggcatgcatcatgttgcatttgtttgctttgtttgggtgtgcataattgttttggtttgcctatctgataaattttgtttaactAATAACTATGATACTTGCTATAACTGTTCTTTAAATGTGTGACTTTCTGTTTGAGTACCTTGGTGGTGGACAGGTGATAAtgttgatttgatttgacatcGGCCAGAGGCTGGGTTGAGTTTACTTGGGCCAGAGGCAGAATTTGTTTGATTTAGGCCATAGGCCGTGATTGGTTGAGTCAGTGGTAAGGGTTAGAGTTGAATAAGGCAATAAGTGAATTGTAATTTGAGAGATTAGGTTAGCATTGAGTTAGAACCTTAAGAACCTTAGATATCTACCCCTTCTTATGGTTTCTGTTTTAGTTTCTTAAGaattataatctgagtgtcggcgttttaggattgcctctggctttcctgggaccttatttattatatatgtgggcACCTTAGCTATACTGAGAACCcccggttctcatcccatacaaTATTTGTGGTTTTTCAGATGCATGTTGAAAAGCACCACTCTGTATTCTGGAGACGCTAATGAAGCGAAGAACTCTGGGGACTCGGGGTCATATCttcatttatatttatgtatgtatataagATCTTCaccttgtattttatatttgtccctcttagaggttgactcGGAGACACAGGTTGTcaattttctattttggttcACTTCTGGgtttatttatgtatatgtatatgtgcTTTGGCCGGTTCTAGCTTCGCGAACCGAGTCGAAAGCCTTGCTATATGTATCTTTGGAATTCTTCTCTCATAATTATCGTTTACACGAGTGATGCGACTTTCTATTTAACGCTTTGCTTAGCTCTTTTTCACATGCTTCTagttaaaatttcttttaactattattgtatatatatttttacttctAGAAGTCGTAATACCTTACCACCTCAGCCTTATGACTTAAACATAAAACTCTGTGTAGTAAAGTATTACAATTCACATAACAaattcaaagattcaaattccatTGGTTTTTCTTGTAACCTTTAATTCACTAATTTCATTACAAAAATAGTGTACACTAAAATTGTTACCAAAATTAGctatcatatatttatatataaatatatatattatttaatttatttttaatatgtattttatattttaatatatattttatactaataagtGATTTTGTGGATTTGTGGTTGGTTACAGTAATCTCTCAATCATTGTTAAATGTTACCATCGAATTCAGCGGACAAGCTACTTCAAGTAGAAAATGCTTCATACATATGAAAAGATGAGGATACACGAGAATCCAATCTTCAAATAATGATCAAGATTTCTATTTCTTTGAGCAGCTGAATTACTGTGTTCTAAACCTAATGGTACAAGATTTTTTgaccaaaaatcacaaaatctcacAACAAATAATGGGCACTCCCCTAACATTTTGTTGGTTGCCATATTGCACAAGTTCTATGTTACCAGAAGCTTCCCGGTTCATCATCAGTTTCGATGCCTAAATAGTAGATACCGATTAATGTAAGCCTGCAAACAGAGTTGGTAGGATTCAGAAATAGCTAAACACAAAGGATTATGCTTTTTACAAGGATAATTAATGGCAGAGTATTTCAGACACCAGCAGAAAAGACATCCATTTCATTTCCCATTTAAAGGGTATGTTAAAAGAGATCATAAGTGATTAATGGGAGGAAACTATTCAAATTAGAGCATTAAGAAGGAAAGTTAAAGATATGGTTTAATCCCCATTTACTcaaacttcaaatatttctaccaaAAGAACACATTTTTCCATTTAACAAATTGATATGCCAAGAGTTGAAGTCAACTAATGTTAATGAAGCACATACTAGGACAAACACAAGATTCATATAGAAAATTTAAGGGAAGGGTTcttgagaaataaaatagactcCACTTTAATCATCAAGTCATTCCTTCCTTCCAAGATTCCAACTAGTAATCACACCCTTAAAGTTCATGTATAAAAGTAGGATTCTTTTATCATAATTATATTCTTGTTATGATCATTAGATAATGCAGTACTTCCTTTCCACTATATCAGCACTCTTGTAAACAAAAGTACAAGAAGGAACAAGGAAACACATGAAAGCAAAATTGTCATGTGTTCATTAGTCGAGGAATGGGAATTCAAGGatcctattttaatatataaatgcaTGCATCCAGATCCACAGCTTGAGTACCTACTTGTGTCTAAGAAAATATTGATTGCAGGCTTCAAGGTGCCTCTTTGCACTCTAGATACTCTAGAAGATAATTAATGATCAGGTAAGAGAGAccacactattttttttttatatgcaagAGCATCTCAGGATTGGTGTTGGGATTTGGGAACATAATTTGCAAGTTTCTAAGAAACACAGACACCGATATGGACACTTGACATGCCAATGAAATGGACAAGCACATGAACAGAGAGAGACAACAATATGGTGGAAGTCAGAGAGAAGACATATAATTTAGCTTTCCTTCTAAAGAGGCAGAATTCAACATCCTTCTAAGAGAAAACCTCATAAACAAGAAATTTCACATCAAGGCAATTGAAAATCATGCAAAACTTATAACACTCAATAAAATTACACCATCCAAACACACTCCTAATGTATCTTTGTATTATGATACATAATTTGTGGTTCACTTTGGTTGGGTAGGAATATTCTAAAACAGTATTTGCACGTAACTATTAGTAAAGTAAAACTGTAGGGCAGAGTGCTAAATTTTCACAAGATTTCGGTAAATCTTAAAAACTGAGTAACTGACGGAGTGTAAGAACTGCTTACCCTAACTCTAACTAACAAGTTCATCTCTTAATCCAGAGTAAATCGACATTTCATTTAAAGAAAATACAGCTTAGATTTCTAACTAACTGGGATATCGGTTGATTCTTCATAAAGTGGAACACTTGTCACATAATGCATGAAACATGGGAGATAATTCCCATGAATTGAAGTGCTGCTTTTCTAATTTAGGATCTGTTCTGTACTTGTGTTTGCTTAAAGCTTAAGAAACTAGTGTTTCTATGATGTAGCATAGCAGCtgcttctttcaaatttttgttGCTGCTTTAAGCAGtgttttttaaaactcaaacagGCCCTTAATCTAGTAAATAGATTACAGAGGACGAGAACTATGGCAACTTGCACATTGCAAAAGCAAATTTATTAATGAAAACTCTTTTAATTTGCAATATGCTCATTTGTTATCTAATCAAAATTTGTGGGAAAACTATTTTGAACTCTTCATTAAAATCATGTAACGTATGCTTACACATGCATGCTTGCATGGCAGAAGGACAATTGCAAATCAAGGACATTTATTAGAATTTCACATAATTTTACATCAAGAATTCAGAACAAGACAACTAGGGAAGATATAAAGCAATATCAGAGGAAGTAGTAGTTTAGATACATGGCTCTAATAGTCACTAAAACCAAATAAGATAATTATTTCCTAATGAGATAGACCAATCTAATATACAACAGAGCACACTATCTGTGTTGAGAGGACTACAGAATTATACTAGTATCCTAGAGTATTCAACCGAATGTCTAATTCTTCAAACTTGGAATTGTGGTAAAATATTGAACTTCCTGCTGCCAGAATCCTAATGGAAATCCATAATCAGAAAAAGAAATAGATTTACAAAGATAAGCAGTAAGACTGTACAACCATAGCTAGTGGATAAGTATATGTTAAGGAAACGACAAACCAGAATATGACTACAATGAGGAGTATTAAGTACATGACAAGTTTGGCTAGCCGAAATTTCCTCTCAGCATTAAGTCCTCTAAACACTTCAGTAACATCAATAAGATGCTCCCGTTTCACATATCTGAAAGAGAGTGGTTGTGATAGAAGAACACACAATATATAAGATAAAACCAATTTAGAAGTACAAAACCATGAATACGGGGAAAACATCATTAACTCAGTTTCTCTTCTTTGTTTGCAGTTTTCCTCTCAATTTTAATATCAAATGGTGAATATAGATACACAAAATGGAAAAGTTTTTAACTAAACTAGCTTTGTTATAACATATGCACCATAAGTTCAGCTTAGTCTCAATAAGTGGTAAACTAAGTTGAAAAAGTAAGAGCACCATAACTTATTTCATTTACACAACCAGTATATAATATTAACAAATTAATAGCTTAGGTGCATATCTAGTTAACTAAATGCcaaacaaattaataataaaactcAATATAGTCATTAGCCGAAGAGAGCGATTAATACATTCCATCCAATTTGTTGCATGCAACATCTATCACCTTTTGAGACAAAGGGACTAAAAATTGTCCGAGAATATAGTTTCAATCAAAACCACCAGATACTGAGAGTAAGAAAGAGAAGCTGACCAGTGCAAACAGAAGTAGAAAGATAATATTTAATGCATATCAATATCAGGGAGAAGTTGCTTAATAACTAACAACTTGAATATCTTCCAATTATCGAGAGAGTTCACAATGcttttatataatttgattGTGAATCTGGAAAATGAAGTTGAGGCAAAAAGTTGCATCGCAAATGAAAAAATTACCAATAcccttttttccccttttgaGGACTTTCtgtaaaatatgaattaaagaTAAAGGAAAAAAGAACCAGCATATGCACAACAACATaggataaaatactaaaatttgtaaaaagatACTAAAATTGAACGCAAAACAATCATTCTATCCATGCCATAAAAGAATTCTATATCTTGATTCACAAAGCAAGATATATTCGTGCATGCAATTATGTAGAGGGAAAAgagttaaaattcaaaatcttaaatTCCCCCAAAACAAATTTGTTTCAACTTAGTCCTTCAAATGTGAAAAGATCAAGACAGTAGAAAGATTTACAAGGCATATAAATATAATGCAAAATTTACAATGTCAAAATTATATTACACATTGTCCACATCCATTTGGCAAAGCTAATAATAGGTTCTTCTCTCcaataaataaacaagaaatCTATAAGTTCGCTGCATTCTCTAAGGTATTGTTACCGTATTTCCAAGGAATCGACAAACAGAAACTATTGAATGAAATATAGAACCATCTCAATAATTTCCTCATTCAGTAACCAAACATAAGTAGTAAGAAAATATACTAGATAATGAGAAATCTTGACAAAATTTATCTTTCCAGAATTATACATCACAATTcaattgactctttggtgggtATGTAGGTCAAATCATCTGTCCCcatgaaaagaagagaaacgGTTAGCTAACTTCCCAATCTCAATGGTCCAACTGCATCTCCTATATTTTATTTGCCATTCTACCTCATACCTTCCTAACAAACACGAAAACAAATCTAACTAAAACCCTAAACtttaagcaaaaataaaatacttcCCCCATGCCCACGCACAATAGCACAATTATAAGCCCAGGAAGAGAGCATAGGGAACCAACTTTTAGTTAGACAACATTAGccaattttagggtttaggtttataACTTAAGATTTAGGGTTAAAGATTTAtgatttaagttttaaaattcaagataacaaaataatttttaaaagtttggcACTGTTGGTCGAAAAAATGTTGGTTCCCTGACATTACTCCCCTAGGAAATAGTACTAGCAAATGCAGCAAAATACATCAATCACACagtaaaatagtaaataaaatgGCAAAATTCAACATACTGTGTCCAAATTCATATAGTATAGAATACTAACCGCATGATGTGATAGCAAGTAACTGGAAGAGAGAGCAAGAACATGAACCAGTGTCCAGTGAAGAGGCAGAGTACGCAGAGAGCTCCCTGTCCTATGTACTCAGGAAGAATGAAGTAGTTAATCCGAGACGCCGCGTCGAACGGGTTTATATAGTCAGCTTCCAAGTCAGATAGGATCAAAACCTTTattacacaaaaaataaaatggagGACAAATTCTTAACGTGGCAAAATGGAGATCATGCATGAACATGAAATGCTTcctttttaaaagaagaaagaagaataccTGGTAGAAAGTTGTGGCGAGAAGGGCAATGCTGGAAGGGAAACAAATGACGAGCCAAAAGAAGAGTTTCCCACccatttattgttattattattataataataatttattttagcgGAGAGAAGTGGCAATGGGATTGAGATTGAGATTGAGATTGAGATTGAGATTGGGATTGGGAGTGGGGAAAGTGAGGGGTTTAGGGAGATAGTGCAGTTGACGTTGGTGAAGCAGAAAGGGGGAAAGGTGCGAGCTGCGAGGGTGTAAAATTTTGAATCGAAGTATGGAATTTGGCGTTGGTAAAGGCAAGTGAAGACGACTCGCTTAATTACGCACGAGTTCACTCACTTTCGTGTCACAAATTGTATTCCTAAATGATACCAAGAAGATCATTNNNNNNattcgtttttttttttttttttttttttgaataaatacaCATTTTGGTCTCTAATCATTTGGACGAACGACTAAGCGCATTTTCACGAATCGAAATTAATAAAGCAAACTTCaatttctattaaaaatatatgtttataCTCTAATTTAAAACATAAGTCAGACCTAATAAAGCTGAAAAGGCCTTATTGAGAGAGTAGTCTCTACTGTATACTAACTTCTTTGAGGAGGATAGAATAGATGAAAACGGGCAACTTATATTTATCCACGTAAGTAATTGTCTCCTTAAATCTCTCACCTGCTTCTAGAAGGGAGATCTCAACAGTCCTAAGATAAAGAGACCATTATCCACCACCAAAAGTGGAACTACTTCAATGGTGGTTATTAGTTCATCACCTATAAGTACCCTGACACGCTCAGGTATCTTTAAGTTCCAATATATCAAAAACCTGCTTAACCCCTTGCTGACTTGGGCATTGGAGtgtcttgcaggtaccacctccCACCTTTTCAAACACATAACTCGGATGGCGGCTCTCTGACGTAGGACAAGTTGGAGaccactggtgcacgaaattgtgatcatcaatggcgccatcaacatggtacgctcaattgcaatctcaactctttatcacaacttcgcacaactaaccagcaagtgcactgggtcgtccaagtaataaaccttacgcgagtaagggtcgatcccacggagattgttagtatgaagcaagctatgatcatcttgtaaatctcagtcaggcagattcaaatggttatagatgatttatgaataaagcataaaataaagatagagatacttatgtaattcattggtgagaatttcagataagcgtatggagatgctttgtcccttccgtctctctgctttcctactgtcctcatccaatccttcttactcctttccatggcaagctgtatatagggtttcaccgttgtcagtggctacctcccatcctctcagtgaaaatgttcaacgcgctctgtcacagcacggctattcagctgtcggttcttgatcatgtcggaatagaatccagtgattcttttgcgtctgtccacaatcgcgagtttgaagctcgtcacagtcattcaatccttgaatcctactcagaataccacaaacaaggtttagaccttccggattctcttgaatgccgccatcaattctagcttataccacgaagattccgattaaggaatccaagagataaacattcaagccttgtttgcttgtagaatggaagtggttgtcaggcacgcgttcataggtcagaatgatgatgagcgtcacataatcatcacattcatcatgttcttgggtacgaatgaatatcttagagcaagaataagccgaattgaatagaagaacaatagtaattgcattaatactcgaggtacagcagagctccacaccttaatctatggtgtgtagaaactccaccgttgaaaatacataagaacaaggtctaggcatggccgaatggccagcctcccaaagagggttcaatcataaaacatgattaaaagattttaagattgaaagatgaaaatacaatagcaaaatgtcctatttgtagagaactagtagcttagggtttacaaagatgagtaaatgacataaaaatccacttccgggcccacttggtatgtgcttgggctgagcattgaaacattttcgtgtagagactcttcttggagttaaacgccagcttttgtgccagtttgggcgtttaacgctgggaattctgaaagtgactttgaacgccggtttgggccatcaaatcttaggcAAAGTATGNNNNNNNNNNNNNNNNNNNNNNNNNNNNNNNNNNNNNNNNNNNNNNNNNNNNNNNNNNNNNNNNNNNNNNNNNNNNNNNNNNNNNNNNNNNNNNNNNNNNNNNNNNNNNNNNNNccaacgcagttgagagcgcgccaattgggcttctgtagctccataaaatctacttcgagtgcagagaggtcagaatccaacagcatctgcagtcctttttagcctctgaatcagatttttgctcaggtccctcaatttcagccagaaaatacctgaaatcacagaaaaaacacacaaactcgtagtaaagtccagaaaagtgaattttaactaaaaactaataaaaatataataaaaactaactaaaacatattaaaaacatactaaaaacactgccaaaaagcgtataaattatccgctcatcacaacaccaaactta
This sequence is a window from Arachis duranensis cultivar V14167 chromosome 2, aradu.V14167.gnm2.J7QH, whole genome shotgun sequence. Protein-coding genes within it:
- the LOC107474705 gene encoding protein cornichon homolog 1 isoform X2, with translation MGGKLFFWLVICFPSSIALLATTFYQVLILSDLEADYINPFDAASRINYFILPEYIGQGALCVLCLFTGHWFMFLLSLPVTCYHIMRYVKREHLIDVTEVFRGLNAERKFRLAKLVMYLILLIVVIFWLTLIGIYYLGIETDDEPGSFW
- the LOC107474705 gene encoding protein cornichon homolog 1 isoform X1 — encoded protein: MGGKLFFWLVICFPSSIALLATTFYQVLILSDLEADYINPFDAASRINYFILPEYIGQGALCVLCLFTGHWFMFLLSLPVTCYHIMRYVKREHLIDVTEVFRGLNAERKFRLAKLVMYLILLIVVIFWILAAGSSIFYHNSKFEELDIRLNTLGY
- the LOC107474705 gene encoding protein cornichon homolog 1 isoform X3, which encodes MGGKLFFWLVICFPSSIALLATTFYQVLILSDLEADYINPFDAASRINYFILPEYIGQGALCVLCLFTGHWFMFLLSLPVTCYHIMRYVKREHLIDVTEVFRGLNAERKFRLAKLVMYLILLIVVIFCRKFNILPQFQV